DNA sequence from the Leptospiraceae bacterium genome:
CTAAAAGACAGGCTCTTCTACCTTTTTGACAGAGATGCATTTCTTCTTTACCCTTCGATTGTTCGTGGTAACAACCAAAACAATCAATAGAGGGATGTAAGGGGAGCCGTATATTAGAAGTTCCGCAGAGTCTGAGTTCCGGCAGAGTGGGTCCAAATAAGGCAATCGAGGGAACTGAAAAAGCCCGGGCAATATGTAATAAACCGGAATCGGGACCTATAAAAAAGGAAGAAAGGGAAAGTATATAGGAAAGCACATTTAAATCCGGAATACGACCGCAGAAATTAACATACTCCGGATCTAAGGTATGCGGATTGGAAGAAAATACAAGAATGCTAAATTCCGGATGTTTCTTTTTTAGAATATTCAGGAATTCATAATATTTTTTAAGCGGATAGTTTCTTAGTTCTGAGGCAGATTCAAGCTGAACTGAAATGATTTTTTTTCCGTTATGGCCAAATTTAAAAAGATAACGTTTGGCCTGTAGTTTTGAAAAGGAGCTGAAGGAAAAGGGAAGCAGTTGTTTTTGTACCCGGATTCCTGTCGAAAGAGAATAAGCATCCTGTATATGAAGATTCGGATGATCCTCGTAATGAAATAAAAAAAGTTTCTCGTATTCAAATTCAGGAAGGCTGGAGTTTAAATTTCGAAACAGATGAATTTTATGAAATAGACCGGGTTTAAAAAGGTCTATGTCTGTTAAAAGCTCAGGCGAATAAGAAGGCTCTGCTTTTAAAAACTCCTGCACAAAAGGCAAAATAAAGACCAGGTCTCCAATTGCCATATGCCTGAGAAAGAGAGCCTTCTTCAAAGAAACCGGACTCCTATTAATTGCCGATTTCTTTGTGAATTTCCTGTAAACTCCGAATCGAAAAGCCCTTATTTAACATTTCACCGAGTCCGTTAATCAAAGCCTTAGCCGCCTGGGCTGTTGTCAAACAGGGTATTTTATATTTAATGGCAGATTGACGAATGATGTAGGCATCATCTCTCTGTACCCGGTTCATCGGTGTATTGATAATCAGGTCTATTTTCTTTGCTTCGATGAAGTGTAAAACATTCGGAAAAGAACGTTCATAGTTCTTGTTGATAGCGGAAGAGAGAACCCCATTTTCGGATAAAAATTCATGGGTTCCTTTGGTTGCCATAATATGATAGCCCATAGAAGAAAGCTTAGAGATATAAGGAAGAAGCTCGGGTTTCGTTTTATCGTTAATACTCACGAAAATCATTCCTCTCTGTGGTGGTTCATCTCCGGCCATAATCTGGGCTTTCAAGTAAGCTTCTCCGGCAGTTTCAGCGATTCCCATCACCTCACCTGTAGAACGCATTTCCGGGCCGAGAATGGTATCCACACCCGGAAACTTATTAAAGGGTAAGACTGCTTCTTTTACGTTTACAAGAGCAGGAATCAATTCAGGAACCGGGATAAGGCTTTTCAGACTCTCTCCGAGCATGATTCTTGTCGCATATTTTACTACCGGAATACCAATGGACTTGGAAACAAAAGGAACGGTTCTCGAAGCCCTGGGGTTTACTTCTAAAATATAGAGTTCTTCTTTCTTGATAGCAAACTGGATGTTAATCAGCCCTTTCACTTCCAGTTCAAGGGCCAGATTTCTCGTGGCTTCCTTGATTTCAGCTAGAACTTTTTTGGAAATACTCTGGGGAGGAAGAACACAGGCCGAGTCACCGGAGTGGATCCCGGCTTCTTCGATGTGCTCCATAATCCCGGCGATGAAAACATCTTTTCCATCGGAAAGGGCATCTACATCGACTTCTATTGCATCTTCCAGAAAGGAATCTATCAGGATAGGTCTTTCTTCTGAAATCTCTTCTGCATCATCTACGTATTTATCCAGTTCTTTTTCATCGGTAATAATTGCCATAGCCCGACCGCCGAGTACATAACTCGGTCTTACCAGAACCGGGAAGGAAATCCGTCTCGCAATTTCCCTCGCTTCTTCACGGGTAACCGCCATGCCGTTGGCTGGTTGTTTGAGTTTTAGCTTATCCAGAACTTCTATAAAACGCTTCCTGTCTTCGGCCCGGTCAATAGAATCCGGAGAAGTTCCTAAAATATTTACTCCCCGTTTTTCCAGGTCCATAGCGAGTTTTAATGGGGTTTGACCTCCAAATTGAACAATCACCCCATAAGGTTTTTCCCGATTATGAATAGCGATTACATCTTCTAAGGAAAGAGGTTCGAAGTAAAGTCTATCTGAGGTATCATAGTCAGTAGACACTGTTTCGGGGTTTGAATTCACCATAATAGATTCGATTCCGGCTTCCTGTAGTGCAAAAGAGGCATGGCAGCAACAGTAGTCAAACTCAATTCCCTGTCCGATTCGGTTCGGGCCCCCTCCCAAAATCATTACCGACTTTTTGTCTGTAACCCCGGCTTCATCTTCCTCTTCATAGCTGGAATATAAATAAGGTGTATAGGCCTCAAATTCTCCCGCACAGGTATCAATCCGTTTATAAACCCGGTTGACTCCTTCTGCTTTTGAAACTTCTTCATCCAGTTCTTTTTCAGCCTTATTTAAAATGGAATTTATTCTGGACTTAATTTTACTTAAAGATTCATCAGATTGAATAATTTCCAGAATCTGTTTACGGTTTCTTAAAAAAGCCAACTGACGGTTAGAAAAACCTGCCTGTTTCATTTTTTTCAGGATGGAGTTTCCTTCCTTGATGTAACGCTCTCCTAACTCATGAATTTCATACATCTGGCGCACAAACCAGAAATCCATCAGGCTCAGCTTACAAACTTCTTCGATACTCAGGCCATTTTCAAAAGCCAGCTTAATATAAAAAATACGCTTATCCGTAGGTTTTTTCAGACGACTTTCTAAAATTGCTTTTTTTTCTTCCGCTGTTTTTCCTCTAAATTCTATCAGTTCCTTTAAATAACCATCAGCACCAAAACCATGACGATCATTTTCCAGGGAACGCAGAGCTTTCTGAAAACTTTCTTTGAAGGTTCGACCTATGGCCATTGCTTCCCCTACTGCCTTCATCTGAACTCCGAGGGTATCATCTGAATCCTGGAATTTCTCAAACGAAAAACGGGGAATTTTGGTTACTACATAATCAATAGAAGGTTCAAAACTGGCAGGAGTTACCCTTGTAATATCATTTTTTACTTCATCCAGGGTATAACCAATCGCAAGAAGAGCCGCAATTTTGGCTATTGGAAAGCCGGTTGCCTTGGAAGC
Encoded proteins:
- the carB gene encoding carbamoyl-phosphate synthase large subunit, coding for MPQRKDLSSVLIIGSGPIVIGQASEFDYSGTQATKALKEKGIRVILVNSNPATIMTDPILADATYIEPLTVPVLTKILEKERPDAILPTVGGQTALNLAMNLHKEGILDRFNVKLIGAQTDAIRRAEDRDLFKKTMLSIGVRVPRSGLASNMEEARQIVEEIGIPVIIRPAFTLAGTGGGHCHSRDTFDEVAMRGLSSSPINQILIEESVLGWKEYELEVMRDNADNVVIICSIENIDPMGVHTGDSITVAPQQTLSDKQYQEMRDMALKIIRAIGVETGGSNIQFAVNPQNGEIIVIEMNPRVSRSSALASKATGFPIAKIAALLAIGYTLDEVKNDITRVTPASFEPSIDYVVTKIPRFSFEKFQDSDDTLGVQMKAVGEAMAIGRTFKESFQKALRSLENDRHGFGADGYLKELIEFRGKTAEEKKAILESRLKKPTDKRIFYIKLAFENGLSIEEVCKLSLMDFWFVRQMYEIHELGERYIKEGNSILKKMKQAGFSNRQLAFLRNRKQILEIIQSDESLSKIKSRINSILNKAEKELDEEVSKAEGVNRVYKRIDTCAGEFEAYTPYLYSSYEEEDEAGVTDKKSVMILGGGPNRIGQGIEFDYCCCHASFALQEAGIESIMVNSNPETVSTDYDTSDRLYFEPLSLEDVIAIHNREKPYGVIVQFGGQTPLKLAMDLEKRGVNILGTSPDSIDRAEDRKRFIEVLDKLKLKQPANGMAVTREEAREIARRISFPVLVRPSYVLGGRAMAIITDEKELDKYVDDAEEISEERPILIDSFLEDAIEVDVDALSDGKDVFIAGIMEHIEEAGIHSGDSACVLPPQSISKKVLAEIKEATRNLALELEVKGLINIQFAIKKEELYILEVNPRASRTVPFVSKSIGIPVVKYATRIMLGESLKSLIPVPELIPALVNVKEAVLPFNKFPGVDTILGPEMRSTGEVMGIAETAGEAYLKAQIMAGDEPPQRGMIFVSINDKTKPELLPYISKLSSMGYHIMATKGTHEFLSENGVLSSAINKNYERSFPNVLHFIEAKKIDLIINTPMNRVQRDDAYIIRQSAIKYKIPCLTTAQAAKALINGLGEMLNKGFSIRSLQEIHKEIGN